From Chryseobacterium salivictor, a single genomic window includes:
- a CDS encoding LolA family protein, which translates to MKTILKKISIVMMVAATTASFSAQKIDAKAKTILDAIATSYKSKDNVYFKFVYGTGTGKKVTKTEPGIFYSAKDLYKLKIMGTEQIFDGNKIYSISDEDKEITVAKPTGSEQMFSPLTYIEQYKKGYNVKYAGKVTVNGVSCDYIKLTPVKNNGIKEVNLFVNSAKKQIVKVEQFSNDNAVSVIAINNYKENQKLSSTMFTFNKDQYKNYFVTEL; encoded by the coding sequence ATGAAAACGATATTGAAAAAAATCTCAATTGTAATGATGGTTGCCGCTACCACTGCAAGTTTTTCTGCCCAGAAAATCGATGCGAAAGCAAAAACCATTTTAGATGCCATTGCCACCAGTTATAAAAGCAAAGACAACGTCTATTTTAAATTTGTTTATGGAACGGGAACCGGTAAAAAAGTAACCAAAACCGAACCCGGAATATTTTATTCTGCCAAAGACCTTTATAAATTAAAAATCATGGGTACTGAGCAGATTTTTGATGGAAATAAAATCTACAGCATTTCTGACGAAGACAAAGAAATTACCGTGGCAAAACCAACCGGAAGCGAGCAAATGTTCTCCCCACTTACTTATATTGAACAATACAAAAAAGGATACAACGTAAAATATGCCGGAAAAGTAACGGTAAACGGAGTAAGCTGCGATTATATTAAATTAACCCCGGTTAAAAATAATGGAATTAAAGAGGTCAACCTTTTTGTAAATTCGGCAAAAAAGCAAATTGTAAAAGTGGAACAGTTCTCCAATGACAACGCTGTTTCAGTAATTGCCATTAATAATTATAAAGAAAATCAGAAGTTGAGCAGCACCATGTTTACCTTCAATAAAGATCAATATAAAAATTATTTTGTCACCGAACTTTAG
- a CDS encoding LptF/LptG family permease: MIKKLDGYVIKTFFGPFLFIFSVLFFIFVVNIIWIRLAQFTGKGLSYWEILKLLSYLSAIVVQLVLPLTILLSSIMTFGDFGERYELAAMKAAGISLTRIMLPLFVTTLFFSAFLFFFSNNVVPDFQRKAKNMLYNIAATKPALNFTPGQFLQQLPGYSVKFDKITGENGENLTGIFIHKMATSFEDQQSIVAEKGKFVPADNPNYLKLVLFNGHIYEDHLNGIDYNARLKQPDQAIKFDTLVSHFNISEIIDKAIEAEKITDDYSFQNVVELNTTIKKTKKSNDDIMNNMTYELVSQANSYVSYVDKSKAKIPVTAPVKTDTVNSKKKEEMLYSAYNKLENIKQSTLGKEGQLKDMHAYFARVIMHQQRIVSYSVTCLIFFLIGASLGSIIRKGGLGLPVVIAIVIFILFYVLNLSAENIAWSGGIDPYLAAWLPNLVLLPFGVWLTYKALTDSQLFDAEKYKSMFKPLINRFSKNKEHQRYR; the protein is encoded by the coding sequence ATGATAAAAAAACTCGACGGCTACGTCATCAAAACTTTTTTCGGCCCGTTTCTTTTCATATTCAGTGTGCTGTTTTTCATTTTTGTGGTCAACATCATCTGGATCCGATTGGCGCAGTTTACCGGTAAAGGTTTGAGTTACTGGGAGATTTTGAAATTGCTTTCTTATCTTTCCGCAATCGTAGTACAACTGGTATTGCCCCTGACAATTCTGCTCTCTTCCATAATGACTTTTGGTGATTTTGGCGAACGTTATGAGTTGGCGGCCATGAAAGCAGCCGGTATTTCGCTCACCAGGATTATGTTGCCATTGTTTGTCACTACCCTATTCTTTTCTGCTTTCCTGTTTTTCTTCTCCAATAATGTGGTACCCGATTTCCAACGCAAGGCGAAGAATATGCTGTATAATATTGCCGCAACCAAACCTGCGCTGAACTTTACACCGGGACAATTCCTTCAGCAACTTCCGGGTTATAGTGTGAAATTTGATAAAATAACGGGTGAAAATGGTGAAAATTTAACAGGAATTTTTATTCATAAAATGGCGACTTCTTTTGAAGACCAGCAATCCATTGTCGCAGAAAAAGGAAAATTCGTTCCTGCAGATAATCCTAATTATTTAAAATTGGTTTTATTTAATGGCCATATTTACGAAGATCATTTGAATGGAATCGATTATAATGCCCGGTTAAAACAACCCGATCAGGCGATAAAATTTGATACTTTAGTTTCGCATTTTAATATTTCTGAAATCATTGACAAAGCGATTGAAGCAGAAAAAATCACCGATGACTACTCTTTTCAGAATGTTGTTGAACTGAATACTACTATTAAAAAAACCAAGAAAAGCAACGATGATATTATGAATAACATGACTTACGAACTGGTCAGCCAGGCCAACAGTTACGTAAGTTATGTAGATAAATCGAAGGCAAAAATTCCTGTCACAGCTCCTGTAAAAACAGATACGGTCAACAGTAAAAAAAAGGAGGAAATGCTCTATTCTGCGTATAACAAATTAGAAAACATCAAGCAGTCGACGTTGGGTAAAGAGGGACAGCTTAAAGATATGCACGCCTATTTTGCACGCGTAATCATGCATCAACAAAGAATTGTTTCCTATTCCGTTACCTGTCTTATTTTCTTTTTAATCGGGGCAAGTTTAGGTTCGATTATCCGAAAAGGAGGTCTAGGATTGCCGGTAGTTATTGCTATTGTAATATTTATCCTTTTTTATGTTCTCAATCTTTCTGCAGAAAATATTGCGTGGTCTGGGGGAATAGATCCTTATCTGGCAGCCTGGTTGCCTAACCTTGTACTGCTTCCGTTTGGCGTTTGGTTAACTTATAAAGCATTAACAGATTCCCAACTCTTCGATGCTGAAAAATACAAATCGATGTTTAAACCGCTTATCAACAGGTTTTCAAAAAATAAGGAACATCAGCGGTACCGCTAA
- a CDS encoding glutathione peroxidase — protein sequence MENTIYDYKVESLDGKEINFADFKGKKILVVNTASECGFTPQYADLEKLSKDYPDKLVVIGFPANNFGGQEPGSNQEIGAFCEKNFGVTFPMAAKVSVKGEDIAPIFKYLTDKDLNGVKNTTILWNFTKFLIDENGHLIDSFISTTKPTSDSITKYLK from the coding sequence ATGGAAAATACAATTTATGATTACAAAGTAGAAAGTTTAGATGGGAAAGAAATCAACTTTGCCGATTTTAAAGGCAAGAAGATTTTAGTTGTAAATACCGCGTCTGAATGTGGATTTACTCCTCAGTACGCTGATTTGGAAAAACTGTCGAAAGATTATCCCGATAAATTAGTGGTGATCGGTTTCCCTGCCAATAATTTCGGTGGCCAGGAGCCGGGCAGCAATCAAGAAATCGGGGCTTTCTGTGAGAAAAACTTCGGCGTTACTTTTCCCATGGCGGCAAAAGTTTCTGTAAAAGGAGAAGATATTGCACCCATTTTCAAATACCTTACAGATAAGGATTTAAACGGTGTTAAAAATACGACCATTCTGTGGAATTTCACCAAGTTCCTGATCGACGAAAACGGTCATTTAATTGATTCATTTATCAGCACAACGAAACCGACAAGTGATTCTATTACGAAATATTTGAAGTAA
- a CDS encoding histidine kinase, with amino-acid sequence MKKLFLVLLMAIGSIVSAQTAKEIIDKNIELTGGLTNWKLLNSVLLQGRVTLGINDEYPIKIYQQRPNLTKTTITIGKKETAVEGYDGTKGYAMNYAANKIQEYPNYVPESFDNDFIDWENKGFDAKYLGKEKVGDIYCHKVELTKNVNKTLYFFDSKTYMLLKEIKKDETLLYSDYKMVGSVMMPYRIESSSPKKDSDFVMILNKIETNKVFPANTFKF; translated from the coding sequence ATGAAAAAATTATTTTTAGTTTTATTAATGGCAATAGGTTCTATAGTTTCAGCGCAAACAGCCAAAGAAATTATCGACAAAAATATAGAATTAACAGGTGGATTAACCAATTGGAAATTATTAAATTCCGTCTTATTACAGGGCAGAGTGACTTTAGGAATCAATGATGAATATCCGATTAAGATTTATCAGCAAAGACCAAATCTTACCAAAACCACTATTACCATTGGTAAAAAAGAAACTGCAGTAGAAGGTTACGATGGAACAAAAGGATATGCAATGAATTATGCAGCCAACAAAATCCAGGAATATCCGAATTATGTGCCTGAGAGTTTCGATAACGATTTTATCGACTGGGAAAATAAAGGTTTTGATGCGAAATACCTTGGTAAAGAAAAAGTGGGCGATATTTATTGCCATAAAGTAGAACTGACTAAAAATGTAAATAAAACACTCTATTTTTTTGATTCTAAAACATATATGCTGCTGAAGGAAATTAAGAAAGATGAAACATTATTATATTCTGATTATAAAATGGTAGGATCTGTGATGATGCCTTACCGGATCGAATCTTCATCTCCGAAAAAAGACAGTGATTTTGTAATGATTTTAAATAAAATAGAAACCAACAAGGTATTCCCGGCGAATACTTTTAAATTTTAA
- the kdsB gene encoding 3-deoxy-manno-octulosonate cytidylyltransferase: MKTIAVIPARYEASRFPGKLMQILGEKTVIATTYQNVVETELFDEVFVATDSEIIFNEIQSSGGNVVMTGKHETGSDRIAEAVSNIDCDIVVNVQGDEPFLKTEPLKKLISVFNDDLDGQISLASLKIKLTEMEEIENPNNVKVITDNQGLALYFSRSVIPYPRDTSVTAEYFKHIGVYAFRKSALLNFAKLKMRPLEIAEKIECIRYLEYGMKIKMIETDFVGVGIDVPEDLEKARRILKNNSNS; the protein is encoded by the coding sequence TTGAAGACTATCGCTGTTATTCCCGCCCGTTACGAAGCCAGCAGGTTTCCCGGAAAACTCATGCAGATTTTGGGTGAAAAAACGGTCATTGCAACCACGTATCAAAATGTAGTAGAAACGGAATTGTTTGATGAAGTATTCGTTGCAACCGATTCCGAAATTATTTTTAATGAAATCCAAAGCTCAGGTGGGAATGTTGTAATGACCGGTAAACACGAAACCGGCAGCGACCGAATCGCAGAAGCTGTATCAAATATCGATTGCGATATTGTGGTGAATGTTCAGGGCGATGAACCTTTTCTGAAGACAGAACCATTGAAAAAACTGATCTCTGTTTTTAATGATGATTTGGACGGGCAAATTTCGTTGGCTTCCTTAAAAATAAAACTGACGGAAATGGAGGAAATCGAAAATCCAAATAACGTAAAAGTGATTACTGACAATCAGGGATTGGCACTCTATTTCAGCCGTTCGGTAATTCCATATCCGCGGGACACCTCTGTCACAGCAGAATATTTTAAACATATCGGCGTTTATGCTTTTAGAAAAAGCGCTTTGCTGAATTTTGCAAAATTGAAAATGCGTCCTCTGGAAATCGCAGAAAAAATTGAGTGTATCCGCTATCTGGAGTACGGCATGAAGATCAAAATGATTGAAACCGATTTCGTGGGGGTCGGGATTGATGTGCCGGAAGATTTAGAAAAAGCTCGGAGGATTCTGAAAAATAATAGCAATTCTTAA
- a CDS encoding pyridoxal phosphate-dependent aminotransferase codes for MKISKLAANLIGSEIIKIGNQVNDLKAQGAEIANLTIGDLNSNIYPIPDLLKEEIQKAYQNNLTNYPPANGLLSLRKAISKDIKNRWNLDYSENDILVAGGSRPLIYAAFKTIVDPDDKVIYPVPSWNNNHYSYLTEAQKVEVETTAENNFLPTAADLKPHLKGAVLIALCSPLNPTGTMFTKQQLAEICELILEENKNRSDGEKPLYLMYDQIYAMLTFGGKHFDPVSLYPELKDYTIYIDGASKCFAATGIRVGWSFGPSLIIDKMKALLGHIGAWAPKPEQEAVAVLLNHPEKVDKFVNHFKGEIAESLTVLHNGIQNLKHKGFSVESIQPMGALYLTVELDYIGKTKPDGNVIADSSDLVFYLIEEAGIALVPFSAFGNSRNMPWFRASAGGVSLDEIKNMLPRLENALIKLV; via the coding sequence ATGAAAATATCAAAATTGGCCGCCAATCTCATTGGCTCAGAAATTATCAAAATAGGAAATCAAGTCAATGATTTGAAAGCACAGGGCGCAGAAATTGCGAATCTTACGATTGGTGATCTCAATTCCAATATTTATCCTATTCCGGATTTATTAAAAGAGGAAATTCAGAAAGCTTATCAGAATAATTTAACCAATTATCCGCCTGCGAACGGCCTTTTGTCTTTGCGAAAAGCGATTTCAAAAGACATTAAAAACCGTTGGAATCTGGATTATTCCGAAAATGATATTTTGGTTGCCGGCGGTTCCAGACCGTTGATTTACGCGGCATTTAAAACAATTGTAGATCCGGATGATAAAGTCATTTATCCGGTGCCATCATGGAATAACAATCACTATTCTTATTTGACGGAAGCGCAGAAAGTAGAAGTGGAAACTACAGCGGAAAATAATTTCTTACCGACTGCTGCTGACTTAAAACCTCATTTAAAAGGAGCGGTTTTAATTGCGCTTTGTTCGCCTTTGAATCCTACTGGAACGATGTTTACGAAACAGCAGCTCGCTGAAATTTGTGAACTGATTCTGGAGGAAAATAAAAATCGCAGCGACGGAGAAAAGCCTTTGTATTTGATGTACGATCAAATTTACGCGATGCTGACTTTTGGGGGCAAGCATTTCGATCCTGTTTCTTTGTATCCTGAATTAAAAGATTATACAATTTATATTGATGGTGCTTCCAAATGCTTTGCTGCTACCGGAATCCGTGTAGGCTGGAGTTTTGGACCGTCTTTAATTATCGATAAAATGAAAGCTTTGCTGGGACACATTGGAGCCTGGGCGCCAAAACCTGAACAGGAAGCCGTGGCAGTTTTACTGAATCATCCGGAAAAAGTGGATAAATTCGTGAATCATTTTAAAGGAGAAATCGCGGAAAGTTTAACTGTTCTTCACAACGGAATTCAGAATCTTAAACATAAAGGCTTTTCTGTGGAAAGTATTCAGCCGATGGGCGCGCTTTATTTAACAGTGGAACTAGATTATATCGGAAAAACGAAACCTGATGGAAATGTAATTGCAGATTCTTCTGATCTTGTTTTCTATTTGATTGAAGAAGCGGGAATTGCTTTGGTTCCGTTTTCGGCTTTCGGAAATTCTCGCAATATGCCGTGGTTCCGTGCTTCGGCAGGAGGAGTTTCTTTAGATGAAATCAAAAATATGTTGCCGAGATTGGAAAATGCTTTGATCAAATTGGTTTAG
- a CDS encoding phospho-sugar mutase: MTTLEKAKLWLTDTFDEETQKTIQNWIDTNSDELEDSFYRELEFGTGGMRGIMGVGTNRLNKYTLGQATQGLANYLHQQFPNQEIKVAIAYDVRHNSKEFGKMCADVLTANGIKVLLFKEHRPTPELSFTVRDKKCNAGIVLTASHNPPEYNGYKVYWNDGAQIVPPDDENIIKEVYSVKFNEIKFSGNDDLIEWIGPEQDDVYIDACMENSLYQNVGRDNLNIVFSSIHGTTYATVPQALKKAGFKKVDLVREQMIPSGNFPTVDSPNPEEPAALEMAMDLARITNGDIVLGTDPDGDRLGIAVRNLEGEMQLLNGNQTNTILTYYILDQWKKAGKITGKEFIGSTIVTSDIFYDIAEKFGVDCKVGLTGFKWIGKMIRDFEGKEKFICGGEESFGFMTGDFVRDKDSCGSILLACEIAAWCKANGSSVFEYMIDIYKDLGMYYEGLVNVVRKGRTGAEEIQQMMKDFRENPPKEIAGSKVAVVKDFQEQTSLNLLDNKKSVMNDIPKSNVLIYYTEDGTKVCVRPSGTEPKIKFYVSVKDAINSAQEFKEKLLVLEEKIKIVKQDLNL, from the coding sequence ATGACCACCTTAGAAAAAGCAAAACTCTGGTTAACAGATACTTTCGATGAAGAAACACAAAAAACTATTCAAAACTGGATCGATACGAATTCGGATGAATTAGAAGATTCTTTTTACCGGGAATTAGAATTCGGAACAGGCGGAATGCGTGGAATCATGGGCGTTGGAACCAACCGTTTGAATAAATATACGCTTGGTCAAGCAACTCAAGGTTTAGCAAATTATCTTCATCAGCAGTTTCCGAATCAGGAAATTAAAGTTGCGATTGCTTACGATGTTCGGCATAATTCAAAAGAATTCGGGAAAATGTGTGCCGATGTTTTAACGGCCAACGGAATCAAAGTTTTGTTATTCAAAGAACACCGTCCAACGCCGGAACTTTCTTTCACGGTGAGAGATAAGAAATGCAACGCCGGAATCGTATTGACCGCTTCTCACAATCCACCTGAATATAACGGTTACAAAGTATATTGGAACGATGGCGCGCAGATTGTTCCGCCAGATGATGAGAATATTATTAAAGAAGTTTATTCGGTAAAATTCAATGAAATTAAATTCAGCGGAAACGACGATTTGATCGAATGGATCGGTCCGGAACAGGATGATGTGTATATCGATGCCTGTATGGAAAACTCTCTTTACCAGAATGTTGGCAGAGATAATCTGAATATTGTTTTCAGTTCAATCCATGGAACTACATATGCAACTGTTCCTCAGGCGCTGAAAAAAGCAGGCTTCAAAAAAGTTGATTTGGTGAGAGAACAGATGATTCCGAGTGGGAATTTCCCCACCGTTGATTCGCCCAATCCGGAAGAACCGGCAGCGTTGGAAATGGCGATGGATTTAGCCAGGATTACCAATGGCGATATCGTTCTGGGAACGGATCCAGACGGAGACCGACTGGGAATTGCGGTCAGAAATTTAGAAGGTGAAATGCAACTTTTGAACGGAAATCAAACCAATACGATTTTAACCTATTACATTTTAGACCAATGGAAAAAAGCCGGAAAAATCACCGGAAAAGAATTCATCGGTTCTACGATTGTAACTTCTGATATTTTCTATGATATTGCTGAAAAATTTGGCGTTGACTGCAAAGTTGGATTAACCGGTTTTAAATGGATCGGGAAAATGATCCGTGATTTCGAAGGCAAAGAAAAATTCATTTGTGGGGGTGAAGAAAGTTTCGGTTTTATGACCGGAGATTTTGTTCGCGATAAAGATTCCTGTGGTTCAATTTTGCTCGCCTGCGAAATTGCAGCTTGGTGTAAAGCCAACGGCAGTTCGGTTTTCGAATACATGATCGATATTTACAAAGACCTCGGAATGTATTATGAAGGATTGGTAAACGTGGTGAGAAAGGGGAGAACCGGTGCCGAAGAAATTCAGCAGATGATGAAAGATTTCCGTGAAAATCCGCCAAAAGAAATTGCAGGTTCCAAAGTGGCCGTCGTAAAAGATTTCCAGGAACAAACTTCTTTGAATCTTCTGGACAATAAAAAATCGGTGATGAATGACATTCCAAAGTCGAATGTCTTGATTTATTATACGGAAGATGGCACGAAAGTTTGTGTTCGCCCATCCGGAACAGAACCAAAAATTAAATTCTACGTTTCTGTGAAAGATGCGATAAATTCTGCACAGGAATTTAAAGAAAAACTGCTGGTTCTGGAAGAAAAAATCAAAATTGTAAAACAGGATTTGAATTTGTAA